The Nakamurella deserti genome contains a region encoding:
- a CDS encoding septum formation family protein, protein MDRRISGALLLVLAVLTALVVPRILSPPTVDGRPVVAPPPPAPVVGDCIREETPSYEFTVDGELTTSQVLTTVRCDELHAGEVVRVESALPLGDGTASPAAAVVELIGQCADSARTPGVVPAATGDGWRPDLVVELSVVAPNGGQRAAGQRWVACTAGVATGALDRSFADLDAADLAPAQGSCAATAAGVTWSALAVDCTLPHTVETFGRRDLAAEAVTQGELDRTCRDLIVRASGRPGLLDDTDVTVAATAFTVVDGIPAVVTAPLPAGVTGWATCAVRTADDRPLVGSLRRLGDAPLPWA, encoded by the coding sequence ATGGACCGGCGGATCAGCGGGGCGCTGCTGCTCGTGCTGGCCGTGCTGACCGCACTCGTCGTCCCCCGCATCCTGTCCCCGCCGACCGTCGACGGCCGACCCGTGGTCGCGCCGCCCCCGCCCGCTCCGGTGGTCGGCGACTGCATCCGCGAGGAGACCCCGTCGTACGAGTTCACCGTGGACGGCGAGCTGACCACGAGCCAGGTCCTGACGACGGTGCGCTGCGACGAGCTGCACGCCGGTGAGGTGGTGCGGGTGGAGTCCGCGTTGCCGCTCGGGGACGGGACCGCGAGCCCGGCGGCAGCGGTGGTCGAGCTGATCGGTCAGTGCGCGGACAGCGCACGGACCCCCGGGGTGGTCCCCGCGGCCACCGGGGACGGATGGCGGCCGGACCTCGTCGTCGAGCTCTCGGTCGTGGCACCGAACGGCGGGCAGCGGGCCGCCGGGCAACGGTGGGTGGCGTGTACCGCCGGGGTCGCCACCGGAGCGTTGGACCGGTCCTTCGCCGACCTGGATGCCGCCGACCTCGCACCCGCGCAGGGATCCTGCGCAGCGACGGCGGCGGGGGTGACCTGGTCTGCGCTCGCGGTGGACTGCACCCTGCCGCACACCGTCGAGACCTTCGGCCGTCGCGATCTGGCTGCTGAGGCGGTCACCCAGGGCGAGCTGGACCGCACGTGCCGGGACCTTATCGTCCGGGCCTCCGGCCGTCCCGGTCTGCTCGACGACACCGACGTCACCGTCGCGGCGACCGCATTCACCGTGGTGGACGGCATCCCCGCCGTCGTCACGGCACCCCTGCCCGCGGGTGTCACCGGCTGGGCCACCTGCGCCGTCCGGACCGCCGACGACCGGCCCCTGGTCGGTTCACTCCGCCGGCTCGGCGACGCGCCGCTGCCCTGGGCCTGA
- a CDS encoding septum formation family protein, with protein MDRRISGGLMLMLALLAVIVVPKVLNPASVEGAASVAPPPPPPSAGDCLLEPFSGYTDSDSGRVQTDPAPTFVACTESHGAEIHRIVDVLPPSAGRDGLTAAEHFMGDCWSDLHAEGRIAGTTLHWQWALELQLGVIGPDHRQSAAGQQWAACTVGLSRGEPLTTTFDQLVRNGDPALGSCGRVEPTQGWAMSVPCNEPHDLEWVGYLGIDPGSQLTQDEVDADCTALVTASTGRDAPTTADGIRVATDTTAWYTSADSQSVALPLPPDAAGGWTSCEIRTDGRMLVGSLRRLGDAPLPWAP; from the coding sequence GTGGACCGGCGGATCAGCGGGGGGCTGATGCTCATGCTGGCGCTGCTCGCGGTCATCGTCGTGCCCAAGGTGCTGAACCCGGCGTCGGTCGAGGGTGCCGCATCGGTGGCGCCACCGCCCCCACCGCCGTCGGCCGGCGACTGTCTCCTTGAGCCGTTCTCGGGATACACCGACTCGGACTCCGGCCGGGTGCAGACAGATCCGGCACCCACGTTTGTCGCCTGCACCGAATCGCACGGCGCCGAGATCCACCGGATCGTCGACGTGCTTCCGCCGAGCGCCGGTCGAGACGGGCTGACCGCGGCCGAACACTTCATGGGCGACTGCTGGTCCGATCTGCACGCCGAGGGCCGGATCGCCGGCACGACGCTGCACTGGCAGTGGGCGTTGGAGCTGCAGCTGGGAGTGATCGGGCCCGACCACCGGCAGAGCGCCGCAGGGCAGCAGTGGGCGGCGTGCACGGTGGGCCTGAGTCGCGGGGAGCCGCTGACGACCACTTTCGACCAGCTGGTGAGAAATGGCGATCCCGCTCTGGGTTCGTGCGGGCGGGTCGAGCCCACCCAGGGCTGGGCGATGAGCGTGCCGTGCAATGAGCCGCACGACCTCGAGTGGGTGGGCTACCTGGGTATCGATCCCGGTTCACAACTGACCCAGGACGAGGTCGACGCCGACTGCACCGCCCTGGTCACGGCGTCCACCGGTCGGGATGCGCCGACGACAGCGGACGGCATCCGCGTCGCCACCGACACGACAGCCTGGTACACATCGGCCGACAGCCAGTCGGTGGCGCTACCCCTGCCCCCGGACGCCGCCGGCGGTTGGACCAGCTGCGAGATCCGCACCGACGGCAGGATGCTGGTCGGTTCACTGCGCCGGCTCGGCGACGCGCCGCTGCCCTGGGCGCCCTGA
- a CDS encoding shikimate 5-dehydrogenase, with product MARTLNKDTQLCISLAARPSNHGTRFHNFLYEELDLNYVYKAFAPTNLEDAIRGIRGLPIRGAAVSMPYKEQCIPMLDELDPSAAVIASVNTIVNTDGHLKAYNTDYLAIASLLASHHVDRNDDFVVLGSGGMAKAVVAALHDAGFRAGTVVARNEATGTAVAEQYGYGWQAELAALRPSLLINATPIGMAGGSGEGVMPVPGDAVGAATTVFDVVASPSETPLISAGRAARRKVITGAEVVALQAAGQFELYTGIRPTPDQVQRASAFARSA from the coding sequence ATGGCACGCACCCTGAACAAGGACACCCAGCTCTGCATCTCGCTCGCCGCGCGGCCGAGCAACCACGGGACGAGGTTCCACAACTTCCTCTACGAGGAGCTGGACCTGAACTACGTCTACAAGGCGTTCGCGCCGACGAACCTGGAGGACGCGATCCGGGGCATCCGGGGGCTGCCGATCCGCGGGGCGGCCGTGTCGATGCCCTACAAGGAGCAGTGCATCCCGATGCTCGACGAGCTCGATCCGTCCGCTGCCGTCATCGCCTCGGTCAACACCATCGTCAACACCGACGGTCACCTCAAGGCCTACAACACCGACTACCTGGCCATCGCCTCGCTGCTCGCGTCGCACCACGTCGACCGCAACGACGACTTCGTCGTCCTGGGCAGCGGCGGCATGGCCAAGGCCGTCGTCGCCGCCCTGCACGACGCCGGATTCCGGGCCGGCACCGTGGTCGCCCGCAACGAAGCCACCGGTACCGCGGTGGCCGAGCAGTACGGGTACGGCTGGCAGGCCGAACTGGCCGCGCTCCGGCCGTCGCTGCTGATCAACGCCACCCCGATCGGCATGGCCGGCGGTTCCGGGGAGGGCGTGATGCCGGTCCCCGGCGACGCGGTCGGGGCCGCGACCACCGTCTTCGACGTCGTCGCGTCCCCGTCGGAGACACCGCTGATCTCCGCCGGACGGGCCGCGCGCCGCAAGGTCATCACCGGTGCGGAGGTCGTGGCGCTGCAGGCCGCCGGGCAGTTCGAGCTCTACACGGGGATCCGTCCCACGCCCGACCAGGTGCAGCGGGCGTCGGCGTTCGCCCGCTCGGCGTGA
- a CDS encoding DNA/RNA non-specific endonuclease, translating into MSAPTGSGFDPAFLPFTVALPTPYAAIADDLAEPSTGGTVLDYMHFSLVMSRSRRLARWVAWNIDGSTRFSDISRDGQKFRADPRLPVSGQVLNDVYDRNRLDRGHLARRADLLWGTRAAAERANSDSFFFTNITPQMDDFNQAARDGVWGQIEIALLEVVDRQRASVIAGPVLQPDDPDYRDVQVPLEFWKLLAYEIDGKPRVRIFLVTQTLQPGVLPDPLAPFEVFAITAAELSRRTQLSLSRSLRAKVVGEPSFAGELSGDLDQRRPVTDVAAIRW; encoded by the coding sequence GTGAGCGCCCCCACCGGCTCCGGTTTCGACCCCGCCTTCCTGCCGTTCACGGTTGCGCTGCCGACGCCGTACGCGGCGATCGCCGACGATCTCGCGGAACCGTCCACGGGCGGCACGGTGCTCGACTACATGCACTTCTCGCTGGTCATGAGCCGCTCACGGCGGCTGGCGCGCTGGGTCGCGTGGAACATCGACGGCAGCACCCGGTTCTCCGACATCTCACGCGACGGTCAGAAGTTCCGCGCCGATCCCCGGTTGCCCGTGTCCGGCCAGGTCCTCAACGACGTCTACGACCGCAACCGGCTGGACCGCGGGCATCTCGCCCGCCGCGCCGATCTGCTGTGGGGTACCCGGGCGGCAGCCGAACGCGCCAACAGCGACTCGTTCTTCTTCACCAACATCACGCCGCAGATGGACGACTTCAACCAGGCGGCGCGCGACGGCGTGTGGGGACAGATCGAGATCGCGCTGCTCGAGGTGGTCGACCGGCAGCGGGCCAGCGTCATCGCCGGCCCGGTGCTGCAGCCCGACGACCCGGACTACCGCGACGTCCAGGTGCCGTTGGAGTTCTGGAAGCTGCTGGCCTACGAGATCGACGGGAAGCCGCGGGTGCGGATCTTCCTGGTGACGCAGACGCTGCAACCGGGTGTGCTGCCCGACCCGCTGGCGCCGTTCGAGGTGTTCGCGATCACCGCGGCGGAGCTGTCCCGCCGGACGCAGCTGTCGCTGTCCCGGTCGCTGCGCGCGAAGGTCGTCGGTGAGCCGTCGTTCGCCGGGGAGCTCAGCGGAGACCTCGATCAGCGCCGGCCCGTGACCGACGTGGCGGCCATCCGCTGGTGA
- the treS gene encoding maltose alpha-D-glucosyltransferase, whose product MTVTANPSSTPSGNGAADPVDATSADVATASEINFDEQFYPARPRALRPKARRRIEVSADLKPPFEPDGRNRAYVDWLVKQSMLGDAKTLARQLAGQASMWANPFAHPNPRAAVDRASVWFTAYPLSFMTKRNQTFLSALGAEDLWAAFARIGIKAVHTGPVKLAGGISGWEPTPSIDGHFDRISMAIDPLFGTEDDFRSMCESATSFGGTIIDDIVPGHTGKGADFRLAEMNYRDYPGVYHMIDIPESDWHLLPDVPEGEDSVNLDAAAEQALQEAGIIIGQLQRVIFYEPGVKETNWSVTREVYDTEGQKRRWVYLHYFKAGQPSINWLDPTFAGMRLVMGDALHSLLDLGSGGLRLDANGFLGVEKSAEESPAWSEGHPLSEAANQLIGGMVRKVGGFTFQELNLTMDDIKATSEVGPDLSYDFVSRPGYQHAMATGDTEFLRLTLREAMRVGIDQASLVHAMQNHDELTYELVHFATTHKDDLYELGGETLNGADLAETVRETLRQKLTGPAGPYNSTFTTNGIACTTASVITATLGMTDLEALTADDVERVRRAHLLMAMFNALQPGVFALSGWDLCGTLPLDRREVKSLISSGDTRWIERGAHDLMGWSPESTSSSSGMPKSISLYGSLPEQLADPNSFASRLSEILAVREEHGIATGFLVDVPDVPQKSMLIMVNRLAVGAIQVTVLNFAEDEVSGPVISPELPVGGTVVDLATGEELGTVDALGSFQVSLAGFGGVALMVKDPSESE is encoded by the coding sequence GTGACCGTGACCGCGAACCCGAGCAGCACCCCATCCGGCAACGGAGCCGCGGACCCGGTCGACGCGACGTCCGCGGATGTCGCGACCGCGTCCGAGATCAACTTCGACGAGCAGTTCTACCCGGCGCGCCCCCGGGCGCTGCGGCCGAAGGCGCGCCGCCGCATCGAGGTGAGCGCCGACCTCAAGCCGCCCTTCGAACCCGACGGCCGCAACCGCGCCTACGTCGACTGGCTGGTCAAGCAGTCGATGCTCGGTGACGCCAAGACGCTGGCCCGCCAGCTGGCCGGGCAGGCCAGCATGTGGGCCAATCCCTTCGCGCACCCGAACCCGCGGGCCGCCGTCGACCGCGCGTCGGTGTGGTTCACCGCGTATCCGCTGTCGTTCATGACCAAGCGCAACCAGACGTTCCTGTCCGCGCTGGGCGCGGAGGACCTGTGGGCGGCGTTCGCCCGGATCGGCATCAAGGCGGTGCACACCGGGCCGGTCAAGCTGGCCGGCGGCATCAGCGGCTGGGAGCCCACTCCGAGCATCGACGGTCACTTCGACCGGATCAGCATGGCCATCGACCCGCTTTTCGGCACCGAGGACGATTTCCGTTCGATGTGCGAGTCGGCGACGAGCTTCGGTGGCACCATCATCGACGACATCGTGCCCGGTCACACCGGCAAGGGCGCGGACTTCCGGCTCGCGGAGATGAACTACCGCGACTACCCGGGCGTCTACCACATGATCGACATCCCGGAGTCGGACTGGCATCTGCTGCCCGACGTCCCGGAGGGCGAGGACTCGGTCAACCTCGACGCCGCAGCCGAACAGGCGCTGCAGGAGGCGGGCATCATCATCGGCCAGCTCCAGCGGGTGATCTTCTACGAGCCGGGGGTCAAGGAGACCAACTGGAGCGTGACCCGCGAGGTCTACGACACCGAGGGCCAGAAGCGCCGTTGGGTGTACCTGCACTACTTCAAGGCCGGGCAGCCGTCGATCAACTGGCTCGACCCGACGTTCGCCGGGATGCGGCTGGTGATGGGCGACGCCCTGCACTCACTGCTGGACCTCGGGTCCGGCGGGCTGCGGCTGGACGCCAACGGCTTCCTCGGGGTGGAGAAGAGCGCCGAGGAGAGCCCGGCGTGGTCGGAGGGGCACCCGCTGTCGGAGGCGGCGAACCAGCTCATCGGCGGCATGGTCCGCAAGGTCGGCGGGTTCACCTTCCAGGAGCTCAACCTGACGATGGACGACATCAAGGCCACCTCGGAGGTCGGCCCGGACCTGTCGTACGACTTCGTCTCCCGCCCCGGCTATCAGCACGCGATGGCCACCGGCGACACCGAGTTCCTGCGGTTGACCCTGCGCGAGGCCATGCGGGTCGGCATCGACCAGGCGTCGCTGGTGCACGCGATGCAGAACCACGACGAGCTCACCTACGAGCTGGTGCACTTCGCGACCACCCACAAGGACGACCTGTACGAGCTGGGCGGCGAGACGCTCAACGGCGCCGACCTCGCCGAGACGGTGCGTGAGACCCTCCGGCAGAAGCTGACCGGCCCGGCCGGCCCGTACAACTCGACGTTCACCACCAACGGGATCGCCTGCACCACGGCCAGTGTCATCACCGCGACGTTGGGGATGACCGACCTGGAGGCGCTCACCGCCGACGACGTCGAGCGGGTCCGGCGGGCGCACCTGCTGATGGCGATGTTCAACGCGCTGCAGCCGGGCGTCTTCGCGCTGTCCGGCTGGGACCTGTGCGGGACGCTGCCGCTGGACCGCCGGGAGGTCAAGTCCCTGATCTCCAGCGGTGACACCCGGTGGATCGAGCGCGGTGCGCACGACCTGATGGGGTGGTCGCCGGAGTCGACGTCATCGTCGTCGGGGATGCCCAAGTCGATCAGCCTCTACGGTTCGCTGCCCGAACAGCTGGCCGACCCGAACTCGTTCGCATCGCGGCTCAGCGAGATCCTGGCGGTGCGCGAGGAGCACGGCATCGCCACCGGCTTCCTCGTCGACGTGCCGGACGTGCCGCAGAAGAGCATGTTGATCATGGTCAACCGGCTGGCCGTCGGCGCCATCCAGGTGACCGTGCTCAATTTCGCCGAGGACGAGGTGTCCGGTCCGGTCATCTCCCCGGAGCTGCCCGTCGGCGGCACCGTGGTCGACCTCGCCACCGGCGAGGAGCTCGGCACCGTCGACGCGCTGGGCAGTTTCCAGGTGTCGCTCGCCGGTTTTGGTGGGGTCGCGCTGATGGTCAAGGACCCGTCCGAGTCGGAGTAG
- a CDS encoding aldo/keto reductase — MDHRELGRTGMNVSTVSFGTSPLGDMFGPASEESGIAAVHRALDAGINLFDTSVYYGMGLAEERLGKALQGHRDEVFISTKAGRFGPDTFDFSAARLRSSLEQSLRLLGTDHVDVFFLHDIEYVDMDPVLTEGFAALQQFKDEGLTRFVGMSGYPIKALQRAVAETDIDVVLSYSHATLLDQCLTERLVPLAEEHGVGIMNAAAVTLGLLTPGPSKIIGGQHPADSEIIAAAERIKAICAEAGVDVAFLANQFSIQRSGCPTTVIGTVKPENLDSAVAAATTPIDEQLLARVLAAAAPVSRHCWISGRPENN, encoded by the coding sequence ATGGACCACCGCGAACTCGGCCGCACCGGGATGAACGTCTCCACGGTGTCGTTCGGCACCTCACCGCTGGGCGACATGTTCGGTCCGGCGTCGGAGGAGTCCGGCATCGCCGCGGTCCACCGGGCTCTGGACGCCGGCATCAACCTGTTCGACACCTCCGTCTACTACGGCATGGGTCTCGCCGAGGAGCGTCTCGGCAAGGCGCTGCAGGGCCACCGCGACGAGGTCTTCATCAGCACCAAGGCGGGCCGGTTCGGTCCCGACACCTTCGACTTCTCCGCGGCGCGACTGCGGTCCAGCCTCGAGCAGAGCCTGCGGCTGCTCGGAACCGACCACGTCGACGTGTTCTTCCTGCACGACATCGAGTACGTCGACATGGACCCCGTCCTGACCGAGGGTTTCGCGGCGTTGCAGCAGTTCAAGGACGAGGGGCTCACCCGCTTCGTCGGGATGAGCGGCTACCCGATCAAGGCGCTGCAGCGGGCCGTCGCGGAGACCGACATCGACGTCGTGCTCAGCTACAGCCACGCCACCCTGCTCGACCAGTGCCTCACCGAACGGCTGGTCCCGCTGGCCGAGGAGCACGGCGTCGGCATCATGAACGCCGCCGCGGTCACCCTCGGGCTGCTGACCCCCGGGCCGTCGAAGATCATCGGCGGTCAGCACCCCGCCGACTCCGAGATCATCGCCGCCGCCGAGCGGATCAAGGCGATCTGCGCCGAGGCCGGCGTCGACGTCGCCTTCCTGGCCAACCAGTTCTCCATCCAGCGGTCCGGTTGCCCGACGACCGTGATCGGCACGGTGAAGCCGGAGAACCTCGACAGCGCCGTGGCGGCCGCGACCACGCCGATCGACGAGCAGTTGCTGGCCAGGGTGCTCGCCGCCGCCGCGCCGGTGAGCCGGCACTGCTGGATCAGCGGCCGGCCGGAGAACAACTGA
- a CDS encoding NAD(P)H-dependent glycerol-3-phosphate dehydrogenase gives MTLQRRQPRVAVIGSGSWGTTVASIVARRNPTTIWARSADTAAAIDTDHRNERYVPDTPLTPTLRASADLAEVVEPADIVIMAVPSHGFRGVLSDLAPHLRPWTPIVSLVKGLEQVTERRMTEIVDEVLPGHPAGVLAGPNISGEVAAGYAAAAVIAMPDQHQAAQLRDLFRTSRFRIYSSSDVAGVEIAGALKNVFAIAVGMGDGIGAGENTRAMVITRALREMTRLGVAVGGDRETFSGLAGLGDLTVTCTSVRSRNRHVGEQLGRGVPIADVLAGMTQVAEGVKSASVVMKLAAEHGIDMPIAREVDAVVNAGASVEDAYRGLLAVPPGHEVHGDSW, from the coding sequence ATGACGCTGCAACGCCGGCAACCCCGGGTGGCCGTGATCGGCTCCGGATCGTGGGGAACGACGGTGGCGTCGATCGTCGCGCGCCGGAACCCGACGACGATCTGGGCGCGGTCGGCCGACACCGCCGCCGCGATCGACACCGACCACCGCAACGAGCGCTACGTCCCGGACACACCGCTGACGCCGACGCTGCGGGCGTCGGCCGACCTCGCGGAGGTGGTCGAACCGGCCGACATCGTCATCATGGCGGTGCCGTCGCACGGCTTCCGGGGCGTGCTGTCCGACCTCGCGCCGCACCTGCGGCCCTGGACGCCGATCGTCAGCCTGGTCAAGGGGCTCGAGCAGGTGACGGAGCGGCGGATGACCGAGATCGTCGACGAGGTGCTGCCCGGGCACCCCGCGGGAGTGCTGGCGGGTCCGAACATCTCCGGCGAGGTGGCCGCCGGGTACGCCGCGGCCGCGGTGATCGCGATGCCCGACCAACACCAGGCGGCGCAGCTCCGGGACCTGTTCCGGACGTCGCGGTTCCGGATCTACTCCAGCTCCGACGTCGCCGGTGTGGAGATCGCCGGGGCGCTGAAGAACGTTTTCGCCATCGCCGTCGGGATGGGCGACGGCATCGGCGCCGGCGAGAACACCCGCGCGATGGTGATCACCCGGGCGCTGCGGGAGATGACCAGACTGGGGGTGGCCGTCGGTGGCGACCGCGAGACCTTCAGCGGTCTGGCCGGTCTCGGCGACCTGACGGTGACCTGCACGAGTGTCCGGAGCCGCAACCGGCACGTGGGCGAGCAACTCGGGCGCGGCGTGCCGATCGCGGACGTCCTGGCCGGCATGACCCAGGTCGCCGAGGGGGTCAAGTCGGCGTCGGTGGTGATGAAGCTGGCCGCCGAGCACGGCATCGACATGCCCATCGCGCGTGAGGTCGACGCCGTGGTCAACGCCGGCGCGAGCGTGGAGGACGCCTACCGCGGGCTGCTCGCCGTTCCGCCGGGGCACGAGGTGCACGGGGACAGCTGGTGA
- a CDS encoding maleylpyruvate isomerase family mycothiol-dependent enzyme: MEREILLDHLEGEVAELLELAGTQTGLTAVAPGCAPMTGHDVLRHLGRIYTGVAGWLQQGRRPDEWPDGPDDPEQLTGWLGHAAHSMIDVLLPRKAAAPAPTWCPHDRTNGFWFRRMAHETLVHRIDVQQALGQEWWVNPTLASDGIAEAIEVWLGPRLTAPPAGSGRTVLLSTPERDWRIRPLARFLDFPTGGPADATVDGEAAAVWAWVWGRGDDSVPVTVSGDPDAADEVRRLFATAMG, from the coding sequence ATGGAACGCGAAATCCTGCTGGACCACCTCGAGGGTGAGGTGGCGGAGCTCCTGGAGCTGGCCGGGACGCAGACCGGCCTGACCGCGGTCGCGCCGGGGTGTGCCCCGATGACCGGCCACGACGTGCTGCGGCACCTCGGGCGGATCTACACCGGGGTCGCCGGGTGGCTGCAGCAGGGGCGCCGTCCGGACGAGTGGCCCGACGGGCCCGACGACCCGGAGCAGCTGACCGGCTGGCTCGGTCACGCCGCCCATTCGATGATCGACGTGCTGCTCCCCCGCAAGGCCGCGGCACCCGCCCCGACCTGGTGCCCCCACGACCGCACCAACGGCTTCTGGTTCCGCCGGATGGCCCACGAGACGCTCGTCCATCGCATCGATGTGCAGCAGGCCCTCGGCCAGGAGTGGTGGGTCAACCCGACGCTCGCCTCCGACGGCATCGCGGAGGCCATCGAGGTCTGGCTCGGTCCGCGCCTCACCGCACCGCCCGCGGGCAGCGGCCGCACCGTGCTGCTCAGCACCCCGGAACGGGACTGGCGGATCCGGCCGCTCGCCCGGTTCCTGGACTTCCCCACCGGTGGCCCCGCCGACGCGACCGTCGACGGCGAGGCCGCCGCCGTCTGGGCCTGGGTCTGGGGGCGCGGCGACGACTCCGTCCCGGTGACCGTCAGTGGCGACCCGGACGCCGCGGACGAGGTACGCCGGTTGTTCGCCACCGCGATGGGATGA
- the gluQRS gene encoding tRNA glutamyl-Q(34) synthetase GluQRS — protein MSPGATAGPDRRTDRASADPGQPATRGAGRFAPSPSGTLHLGNLRTALLAWLFARSTGRAFLVRMEDLDRVAAGAAAGQLRDLTALGIDHDGPVLQQSRRAPVYDAAMDRLTSAGLTYPCFCTRREIREAASAPQADGRPGEGRYPGTCRRLTADEVAVRTAQGRPSALRLRRRVDTLTFHDVLQGAFAGPVEDIVLRRNDGLAAYNLAVVVDDAAQGVDQVVRGDDLLPSTPAQVHLATLLGLPVPTYGHVPLALNPVGARLAKRDGAVTLPDLTGAGWTVPELLALIARSAGLTDAATVARAADLLAGFDPARLPREPWIVDPAELRRDAG, from the coding sequence TTGAGCCCCGGAGCGACGGCGGGACCCGATCGGCGCACCGATCGAGCGTCGGCGGATCCCGGGCAGCCGGCCACCCGCGGCGCCGGCCGGTTCGCCCCCAGCCCGTCCGGGACGCTGCACCTGGGCAACCTGCGGACCGCCCTGCTGGCCTGGCTCTTCGCCCGGTCGACCGGACGGGCCTTCCTCGTCCGGATGGAGGACCTGGACCGGGTCGCCGCCGGGGCCGCCGCCGGGCAGCTGCGGGACCTCACCGCCCTCGGGATCGACCACGACGGCCCGGTGCTGCAGCAGAGCCGACGCGCGCCGGTGTACGACGCCGCGATGGACCGGCTGACGTCCGCCGGGCTGACCTATCCGTGCTTCTGCACCCGCCGGGAGATCCGGGAGGCCGCGTCGGCCCCACAGGCCGACGGCCGTCCCGGCGAGGGCCGCTACCCCGGCACCTGCCGCCGGCTGACTGCCGACGAGGTCGCGGTCCGGACCGCTCAGGGCCGCCCGTCGGCGCTGCGGCTGCGCCGCCGGGTCGACACGCTGACGTTCCACGACGTGCTGCAGGGCGCGTTCGCCGGTCCGGTCGAGGACATCGTGCTGCGGCGCAACGACGGGTTGGCCGCCTACAACCTGGCCGTCGTCGTGGACGACGCGGCCCAGGGCGTCGACCAGGTCGTCCGCGGTGACGACCTGCTCCCGTCCACGCCGGCGCAGGTGCACCTCGCGACGCTGCTCGGGCTGCCGGTCCCCACCTACGGGCACGTCCCGCTGGCGCTGAACCCGGTCGGCGCCCGGCTCGCCAAACGCGACGGGGCGGTGACGCTGCCCGACCTGACCGGAGCCGGCTGGACCGTGCCGGAACTGCTCGCACTCATCGCCCGCAGTGCCGGGTTGACCGACGCCGCGACGGTCGCCCGCGCCGCCGACCTGCTCGCCGGGTTCGACCCGGCGCGGCTGCCGCGCGAGCCGTGGATCGTCGACCCGGCGGAGCTGCGGCGCGACGCCGGCTGA
- a CDS encoding bile acid:sodium symporter family protein, giving the protein MTTVLLPIALGIVMFGLGLTLTPADFTRIGRHPRAVFVALVCQLVLLPAVCFGLVLLFGLPPVLAVGMMLLAASPGGTTANLFSHLFRADVALNISLTAINSLISVVTLPLVVNLSLRWFDTGDPTLGLQLGKTLEVFAIVLLPVAAGMLVRARSAAIAARAEKPVRIASLVILVLVVAGTIVSNAELLAENVGRLAGITAVFCGVSLAVGFAVPRMFAVERRQALAAAFEIGMHNATLAVVIAQSVLDNVEMSLPAGVYAVLMFFFAAGFGMLVRDRRRVRPPTADVR; this is encoded by the coding sequence ATGACGACGGTGCTGCTCCCCATCGCGCTCGGCATCGTCATGTTCGGGCTCGGGTTGACGCTGACCCCGGCGGACTTCACCCGCATCGGCCGCCATCCCAGGGCCGTGTTCGTCGCTCTGGTCTGCCAGCTGGTGCTGCTGCCGGCGGTCTGCTTCGGCCTGGTGCTGCTCTTCGGGCTGCCGCCCGTGCTGGCCGTCGGGATGATGCTCCTCGCCGCCTCCCCCGGCGGCACGACGGCGAACCTGTTCAGCCACCTGTTCCGGGCCGATGTCGCCCTCAACATCAGCCTGACCGCGATCAACTCGCTGATCTCGGTGGTCACGCTGCCGCTGGTGGTCAACCTGTCGCTGCGGTGGTTCGACACCGGCGACCCGACCCTGGGCCTGCAGCTCGGCAAGACCCTCGAGGTGTTCGCCATCGTGCTGCTGCCGGTCGCGGCGGGCATGCTGGTCCGGGCCCGCTCGGCGGCGATCGCCGCGCGCGCCGAGAAGCCGGTGCGGATCGCGTCCCTGGTCATCCTGGTGCTGGTGGTGGCCGGCACCATCGTCAGCAACGCCGAGCTGCTCGCCGAAAACGTCGGCCGGCTCGCCGGGATCACCGCGGTGTTCTGCGGAGTGAGCCTGGCGGTGGGGTTCGCGGTCCCGCGGATGTTCGCCGTGGAGCGGCGGCAGGCCCTGGCCGCCGCCTTCGAGATCGGCATGCACAACGCCACGCTGGCGGTGGTGATCGCGCAGTCGGTGCTGGACAACGTGGAGATGTCGCTGCCCGCCGGGGTCTACGCGGTGCTGATGTTCTTCTTCGCGGCCGGTTTCGGCATGCTCGTCCGGGACCGCCGCAGGGTGCGGCCGCCGACCGCCGACGTCCGCTGA